A segment of the Salvelinus namaycush isolate Seneca chromosome 3, SaNama_1.0, whole genome shotgun sequence genome:
GTTAGTATGCTGGAGTGTTATGGGCGGCTGCGAGGCCAACATGGAAGTAGGTTAGTATGCTGGAGTGTTATGGACAGCTGCGAGGCCAACATGGAGGTAGGTTAGTATGCTGGAGTGTTATGGACGGCTGCGAGGCCAACATGGAAGTAGGTTAGTATGCTGGAGTGTTATGGATGGCTGCGAGGCCAACATGGAGGTAGGTTAGTATGCTGGAGTGTTATGGACGGCTGTGAGGCCAACATGGAGGTAGGTTAGTATGCTGGAGTGTTATGGACGGCTGTGAGGCCAACATGGAGGTAGGTTAGTATGCTGGAGTGTTATGGACGGCTGTGAGGCCAACATGGAGGTAGGTTAGTATGCTGGAGTGTGTAGCTCCAGGACTTCTATGGCTCTGAGCCTTTTGCAGTATAAACAGACCGGAGGCCTTGCCAAGCCAAGGCCTCTGAGCTCTCTGTGcagtacacactctctctctgtacaatGTATGCATGCCACCAAGGTGTAGATCAAGACACTGATCGAAGCTCAGTTGGTTTTCCCTCCCTAAAAAGTTAAGTGTAGGATTCATGGAGGAAAAACTGATCCGAGATCTGTGCCAAGAGGGCCGAGGCAGCTTCTATCTAAAACCCACCTGTCAAATAATGTGTCCTCCCTTTCTATATGGTCAGACTGAGAAGCTATTGTAGACCTATTACAAACCTAATATCCAACATCCACAACCACCTTCGGATGTCTTAATGTGTTTACAGCTCCCAGTCCCCGACCTGCACTACAGCATGTGATTTTGCTTGTGTTCATGCTTGGCAAATCTAAGCGTTTAAAGAATGTATAAAAGTCCACTATAAGCCAACCAGTAGCCACTTACTTCCTCTTCTCAACCATATTATGCTGGCATAGGAAGAGGTTCTGTGATGTAATACTGGTGTTACTGTGGAAGCAATACTTCCATGGAtttgtgtagtgtctgttatggTAGCACGAGACTAAGGAATGACAAGCCAGCACTACACATCATGCGAGGCTATTACACACCAGCAATAATCAACTTCTCATCAAAGTCTTTGTGTGCAGTTATAGCCTTACTGTTACCTACATTTATAACATGAACTATAACAGTTATCAATGTAGTTGCATTACAAATGTCACAAATGTTGACAAAACACTTTTAAGGAACACAAAACAATTATTGTGGTGATGTTGATGCGCATGTGTGTAGGCCTGCTAGGTGTTACAGTACACACACCTGCTATGCGTCCCCCCCACAAGGTCTTAGTCATGGTAAATACCAGATATGTGTGGTAAAAGATTACAGTCCTGGTTTTAACATGGTAGTGAATGTGTGATAGGGTTAACAGCATGGAAAACTACTGGCCTTGGAAATGTGAGCCTGATAGGTGCATGATGTGAACACCAATGAGCAGTATGCACATTATTCTTATTggtggtaacactttacattgaAGTTTCCTTATTAGAGAGTAATTACGTTCAATAACAAGAACATAGAGATCGTGGAGATTCCTACATTTTGTTGAATGGAAAGGGTTTGTTTTGCATTATGGCCAAACCATTGTGTAGCCATTTATACAGGGTGAGTACACGTTTGCTTAGCTTTTCATACGTGAGTTAGTGGGACAACATACCTTACATCAACTAGAGCGCCGTAACTAATATATATTTAGCAATGTCCAATGTAAACTCGAGAGTGCCCTGTCCACCCAGGTATGACGTGGGCTGCTACATCAGCACCTTGGATACGGGCACACCATTCACCAAAGAGCTCCTGCCCCGTTTTCAGCCAATCAGCGGAGTGTGTTCTCGATAGGAGATCAACCCCACCCCCTTCGCTTCCAACTGTATCGTTCCGCTTTGGGAATGTCCTTTCCGACAGAGCTGTAGATTTGACTGAAATTGCCAAATGCAACCCCCGTTTCTTTTACTCATCATTTTCAAACTGCCATTCTCTGATCTAACAGTTTGCGTTTGCTCTAGCATGGTAATAACGCATGGTTATTACGGTTTTATGGGTGAGCGTGTATTCAGCTCAACAAATTGCTCCCTCATTATTTTAAAACATGTCAAATAAATACGTCGGAAGCACTTGGCAATACCAGTTAACCTATTGGAATGCAAGTATTCCATATCATAGCCTTGTCGAGGCAATAGGGGAGATATATCTCGGCTGAAATGATTGATACGCTGATCTAAATCACTTTGGATGTCAAGTAAAGGCACATAATCTATCAACCATGCATCGCTGAAAATACATAATCAAAAGATACTATATGCAAATGACATAATTTATCATATGTCTGACTTCATAATCGATGTATTTTTGTCTGCTGTCAGAGATATAGGAAAAGTGTGACGCAAATGTTCTTGTTATGGGCGTCTCTTCATTTTTATGCCTTGGATTGACAGTATAACTAACCAATACACTTTCGAGTTTGTACATTTCCAGCAGGCTGGATTCCCCAATTTGACCAATTGCAGACCCAGATTTGGTGCTCGTATTGTTTTGACCTCTGAAACCGCATCACCGCCTACCTCGTGCCCATGGCGGAGGAAAGCTATAAATATAGGCGCATGACAGCCGACTGGGACGAAGTTGTAAAACTCCCAGGTAGAAGGGAAACATTCTGCAAGCCTGCTGAAAGGGGGAAACGCCAAACAACCTAAAAATCTAAACTAAAGCAAAATAAATAACGATAACCTATCGACGTCTATACGTACTGGAACACTTTTTTATGTTAATGTTATACTATATGTGAAGAAAGTATTTATATCTACCCTACACTTCTATTTGCACTGACGGTACTTCAAAACTACTGAGAATCTTTATTTTGTACGAAAAAGTAAGTATTGCTTTTGGCTCAATTACTCTGCGTGTTCGATTGGATATCCATCTATAGCCCAGTATTCTTGATGAACTATTTACCCCAGATTATATCGCAGGGGTTTTTAATCAAGTTGATTTGCTGCGTCAGTCCCCGAAGTTAGGGAGGGGTAGCCTAACTAActgaagcgtgtgtgtgtgcgagagaaaGACGGGATATGAGCTAAATAGTCATCTACATTTGCTTGACTATCAAGACTGACTGTCAAATTATTGAAAGAAGAAACTTGCGGAGTGGCAATAGACTATGCATGGAATTGTGTTCATCTCTTTTTTGGCCCCGTTATTAAATCTCCAGGTCGGAAATAATTAATAGTATATCAAGTGGTAATTTATAGGTCCGCAGAGattagaaaaaagaaaaaaaaagctgCTCACACTGCCTCAAACGAACAAAACCATCCGCTTTTGGGCAGAAAACCGTCTATTTCGTAATGACCGAGTATGATTGTTTATTGGATACAGCTTATTTAGCATTTTCTTCTGTACTTGGCCATATCCAAAATGAATAGACCAGTTACATTTTGCTAAACCGTTTGTCGACACTGTTCCGATAATAGCAACACCTAACCTTTATATCCCCTGCCTCGCCTAGTCGACGTTCACTGTTACATTTTAATCAGCATACCAAGTAGTGCGAGTTGAGAGCCGCCAATCTGATACAATATTTACAGGGTACATTTTTCTATCGCCAGCCTGATTGCTAATATGTAACCGTTCTGTAAAAAAAAAGTGCAGTATGCCTTTCCGAATGTAACTGCGACTCTGTGACGTTGGCAACATTGTAACGAGGCTAGCTATTTATTATGTAACACGATCAGTTCTAGTGCTTCTCTATAGCTTCGTATTGAAAAAACAGCACAGCTCTTTCTGTGGAGATTTCTAAAATTCTGAAAATAGTTTGTCTACTGTGAAATCTTTAGGTTGTTCATATTGAGTTGTAGATATGCAGACACATTCACTAGATCCCCTTGCTTGTCATGGCTATTTATAAACTAGGTCGTTCTGTTCCATAGCGTGACAATGCATTGTTAAAGGTGATTCAGGCTATATACGTTGATACTGAATACGACATTGTTCGGGAAAGCGCTTGTAAGTAAGGGTTTCACTACTGTTttacacctgctgtatcctgtgcatgtgaaaaATAAACGTTGAGATTTGAAACAAGACAGAGAAGAGGTGCACACTTGATCCGTCATAGCATACTAGTTGATTTGAGTGTTCATACGGACTGCAATTCTATTCTAGATGCTTCCCTCAGGAAGTAAAGGGTTAACGTTTAAAGGGCATTTTATTGCATTCCTTTACAAAGTCTGCAGTAGTAGGCTCAACCTGAGTCAAGTAGGCGAGGACATTGCCACCCACATCTTTGAGAAGTGTTGCCTGTTTACAAAATGTTGTCCAGTTATACCGAATGTTACTAAAGTAATGCAAATTCTTTACATGGCTTGTATCTAGTGGAGGAATGGTTCATGCCTTTTAATGTCTTATTGTTTTGCATATCTCTCTGAACAATATGCTAATCATTTATTATCTTCTCTTTTTTCAGGAAAAAACAACGTTCAACCTGTGGAAGAACGCCTCTTGCGACGAGCACTTTTGTTTTTAGATCAGTTCCACAAAGCTCTAGTTCCTTTTGCCTGGTGTTGACCCAACCCATCACACCCTACCCTGCCTGGGAAGTACCTACGCCACCCACCACAGATACGTAAAGCAACTCAACAGGACACAGCTGCCGACACCTCTTCTCGCACCCGGAGCAGTTCAGCAGCCAGCTATGCAGCTTGAAATCCAAGTAGCCCTCAACTTCGTCATCTCCTACCTTTACAACAAGCTGCCACGGCGACGGGTCAACATCTTCGGCGAGGAGCTTGAGAGGCAGCTCAAGGGGAAGTATGAGGGCCACTGGTACCCAGACAAGCCATACAAGGGCTCTGGATTCAGGTGCATCCACGTAGGGGAGAAGGTGGACCCGGTGGTAGAGAAGGCAGCCAAAGAGAGTGGCCTGGACATTGAGGATGTGCGCCACAATCTGCCTCAGGACCTCAGTGTGTGGATCGACCCCTTCGAGGTATCCTACCAGATCGGTGAGAAGGGGCCCGTCAAGGTGCTGTACGTGGACGACAGCAATGAGAGCAGCCCCAGTGGGCTGGAGCTGGACAAGGAGATCAAGAACAGTTTCAACCCTGAGGCCCAGGTCTTCATGCCCATCAGTGAGCCTGTGGTGGGCCCCTCTCCGACTTCCAGCTCGCCTTCGCCTCCCTTCGGCCACTCGGCTGCTGTCAGCCCCACCTTCATGCCACGCTCCAACCAGCCTTTAACCTTCACCACCGCCACCTTCGCCGCCACCAAATTCGGCTCCACCAAAATGAAGAGCAGCAGCCGCAACAACCAGAACGGCAACGGTGGCCAAGGCGGGCAGGGCCAGAAGCTGGCCCGCACCTCGCCCACCAACCTGGGCCTGAATGTGAACACGCTGCTGAAGCAGAAAGCCATCTCCACCTCCATGCACTCTCTGTACGGGTTGGGCCTGGGCCAGCAGCAGCAGGCCTCAGCCCTCAGCCCCAACGCCAAGGAGTTTGTGTTCCCCAACCTCCAGGGCCAGGGGAGCCCGAGTGCCCTATTCCCCGGTGACAGCTCCCTCAGCCCGCTGCAGTACAGCAATGCCTTCGACGTGTTTGCGGCCTACGGAGGTCTCAACGACAAGTCCCTTATGGACGGCTTGAATTTCAGCTTGAACAACATGCAGTATTCGAACCAGCAATTCCAGCCAGTGATGGCCAATTAGTACACAAAGATACTACAGTACTAGTACACAGAAATGACCAGAAACATGTGATATGGGGGAAAAAAGACTAAATGCACATCAAAAAATACAATAGGAAACAGAATTTCCAGGAAAAATTGAAAGTGACTTGTTGTCGACTGTAAGATTTGTGTACAAGTCCAAGCGCATGAGCCTGAGGGTGAAAGGACTTTGCCCCCTTGAGTTATCTTTTTTTACGATGAAGCTTGTAGTACAAGATGTCCAAGCTTGGTTACCTAAACTTCGACATGCATCATTATTTCTTTTGCCAACCAAGCACAGAAATTATTTTTTACGTGACTGTTTTAAAGATAAAGAAGAAAACAATACAAGTCATGGCCTCTTTCAGTATTTAAGACATAACTGGACATGCCAATTTTCCAAGGATTGGCATTAATAAGTGGGATTTCCTGGTCTTTTTTCTAATTGTATAATTTAATTTAGTACAGAGTTTGTAAAATATCAGAGTATATATTGTTTCTACGACATGGTACTGCATTTATATCTTTTTACTACTACAGTGATCTGTGATGGCTGCAGCGACTTTATGTTCTTTTTTAAAATTGAAATTGTGAAATGAATCCCTCTAAAAAAACATTGACAATTCTAAAGATTGTGTACAGAATATTCCGTAGTGGGATTTAAGAATATTTGCTTTTTTGAAAAACAAGAGTTGTATTTTCTGTTAAGAGTTTAAAGATTTTTGCTATATTATGGACAAAATGTAATCGTATATTAATTTTGTACCTACATTGTGCAATACTTGATAAAACAAACGGTATAACAAAGTATTTGGAGTCAGTGTCTTACATGTTAAGCGGAACTGATCATTTATTAAGTTTGTATTAAAAAGCTTGAAAATATACACGTCTATCTTCTCATTGGTAGTCTGGTCTTGTTGATTGGACAATGGACATATGTATGAAGGCAATATTATCCAGTTTTCCATATGCCATTGAATTGTAAAGTACACACACTTTATCGTAGCCATAGGAGTCCTAGCCTATCCTTCAGTGCCTAATGTACCTCTGGTCAGCATACTCCTGGTGCACTGGCTCAAGACCTTGCTCTTGACACATGGTTCAAACCTGCAGTGTAACTTGTCATTTGCAAAGACCTTGCATAATATAAAGTAGTGACATGTCAGCATGGTGCTATTGGTAAGACTGCACTGTAATACATCAATATTCTATACATGGTAGTCTTGTAACTAGTGTTACACAAATAGGCATATCGAAGTGTTCTGTAGTCTTATTGCTGGGAGTCAGGGTGAACGTTAGTGTTCTGTGCTATTGTCTAGAATTACCAGTGGGGTTTTCCTTGACAACAGAACAGTTTTATACATTTCCATCAACTTTCAAAACATAGCTATGCAAAAAGAGCCAATGAGGGTATTCCCTTTTTACTGGAGATTTGATATACCCTGCACATGTATTCCATTCCGACTCTCTACGTTATCCTCAGCCTTCTGCTGGGTCTACATACTACGGTGGAGTCAGTCCATGTGCTTCCTGGGCCTATTAGGCATATGGATAGTGGGGTTAAGCCTACTAACTGTCATCCCAGACCTTAGCATGTCACCTCTGTGTCAGTTAGCCTATGGAGCGCTGAGGTGTTTATATTAGTGCACTGTACATGTTAGCCCTACTAGCCAACAGGCCCGTCTTTGAACGCTGCAGCCTGCCAGTTGTTTAGTCAAATAATGTTGTTGAATGCGAAGATGGTCCGGTAGGCTAGGTGATATGTTCTGTTTACAGTACCTTCATCCTGAGCATGTGTGTGGTCTCCAGAGTAAATTCAGTCACATTTATTTTTGGGATAACACTTTTATTTCCtacccttcatctatactgattttGTAGTGGATCTACTGAGCATTTTGGGTGCTATAGTATAGCATAACAATAGCCACTTTGTAGAGGCAGTAAAGGCTTCTACACAGTGGCCAGCTGCATGTTATTCTAAATGCTCTCAATCATTTTTCACCCAGTGTCCTGAGGTGACGGATCATTGGATAACTATGATTGCTGACTTGTGATGACAAAATGAATCGGAAGGAATGAACAGAATGAGAAGGACATTTTAATGGGATTAATGCTGGTCTGAAAAGGAAGTGTATGTTGCTTGTTTGATTCTTCCAAAAGTGATCTATGTTGAGGTCCCGTTGGGACTATTCATGTACTTGGTATCATGGTTTCAACCAGAATGGATCGCCTTTTGTTTCTATTTCTCATGCTGTTgttgctgccactgctgctgattttataattaagcaataaggcccgaggaggtgtggtatataaccaatatggctaagggctgttcttctgTACAACACAACgaggagtgcctggacacagcccttagccgtggtatattggccatatatcacaaacccctgaggtgccttattgctattataaactggttagcaacagtaaaaataaatgttttgtcacaccTGTGGTATAAGTTCTGGtgtaccacggctgtcagccaatcaacattcagggctcgaaccacccaattTATAAGTAGAACTAACATGCCGGTGGGTACACAGAGAGCACTTTAACCCTGGTGGCATACCACGATCCTCTGAGGTTAGCTCACCAAGTATCTGTGCACTGTTGTCTGTCAGCTGCACTTGGTAGATTGGCCCTAATAAAGTTCACAGATGGTTTTGGATatacagtacgtgtgtgtgtgtgtgtgtgtgtgtgtgcatgcacttGTACGTGAGCATTTGTGTGCACATGTGCGTGTAATAGAAATATGTGTGTTGGGGACAATCAGTTCTGGGGATGCCTTTGAGGGATTATcaccctgctctgctctcctgAGCCTCTAACGTCTGGTCTCGCCCCACAGGCTCTATTATCACTGGACGTCATCACCCCCGCTCTGATTCTAGGAGAGCAAAAGAGGGGGGACAAGGAGGGATGGGGAAGATCGGGAGGGAGGAAgaaaaagtgactaggcatcgagagagagaaagggggtcagagagagaaagagagggggtagaaacagagagagagaaagatgagggaTAGCAACagaaagagagtgtgagagaatgagagctgGCGGCATCCTTGATGTAATCCAGACCAGAGCCGCGGCCGTCAGAAAAACAGGTGGAGCTTTCTGTTGAAACGAGCAGACATGGAGTTATGTAAATGTCAACCATCTCAGCAGACCAGTTAATGGCTTTCCAGCT
Coding sequences within it:
- the LOC120043670 gene encoding protein Tob1-like, coding for MQLEIQVALNFVISYLYNKLPRRRVNIFGEELERQLKGKYEGHWYPDKPYKGSGFRCIHVGEKVDPVVEKAAKESGLDIEDVRHNLPQDLSVWIDPFEVSYQIGEKGPVKVLYVDDSNESSPSGLELDKEIKNSFNPEAQVFMPISEPVVGPSPTSSSPSPPFGHSAAVSPTFMPRSNQPLTFTTATFAATKFGSTKMKSSSRNNQNGNGGQGGQGQKLARTSPTNLGLNVNTLLKQKAISTSMHSLYGLGLGQQQQASALSPNAKEFVFPNLQGQGSPSALFPGDSSLSPLQYSNAFDVFAAYGGLNDKSLMDGLNFSLNNMQYSNQQFQPVMAN